The following is a genomic window from Aeromonas sp. FDAARGOS 1405.
ACAAAGAGTCCAGTGAGAACGATCACAGAACGAACTGGTTATTAAACAACCTGAAAGGGAGTTGATCGGGATCATCCCGGACGGGGCAAAGAGGTATTTATCATGCCTGTCATCAACCGGGTGACAGGAGCAATAAAATGGACTTTTGGCTGGACCTGATGTTTGGCAACAGCGTGGGATTGATGTCGATGCTGGTGATAATCGGCACCTTCTTGCTCATCAGCTCTTACGCGGCCTACTTCATCTACAAGGTGATGCACTCGCAACCGCCTCATTCACAGCAACCCCATTCTCAACAGCCCAAAGAGGGAAAATAATCCTCTGACCACAGGCGGCAGTTCACACTGACCGCCTGTGCTGTTTTATGGTTCGCGACTGTGATTCCCGGGACAGGATGCACCAGTGTCCATGCCGGCCCTCCCTTATCCCCCCTGCCCCTTTCCCCGTTTTCTGTGCCGGTTGCGGCCGTTATAATGGCCCCCACTTTTTCTTATGGGGAGCCTGCCGTGTCTCATAACGACGAACTCTCGCTATTCATGAATGAAGTGGCCGACGTGCGGCCCATTCGCAGCGACAATATCCATCCCCATGCGGCCAAATCCGCCCCGACCGAGGCGCAGCTCGCTCGCCGTCAGGCTGCCACCGCCGAGCAACTCGCCCTCGACCACCTCACCATGGAGGCCATCGAGATGCGCGATCCGCACGAAATCGTCGGCTTCAAGCGTGATGGGGTGCAGGAGGGGGTCTACAAGAAGCTGCGGCTCGGCAAATACGAGCTGCAGGCGAGCCTGGACTTGCACCAGAAAACCCTCAACGAAGCGCGCCAGACGCTGGTGCAGTTCATTGCGGATTGTGAAGTCCGGGATATCCGCTGCCTGCTTATCCTGCATGGCAAGGGGGAGCGCAGCACCCCGCGCGCCCTGCTGAAAAGCTATGTCAGCGCCTGGTTGCCGCAACTGCCCGCCGTCATGGCGATCCACAGCGCCGAGCGTCGCCACGGCAGCAGCGGTGCTCTATACGTGCTGCTGCGTAAAAGCGAACGCAAAAAAGCAGAAAACCGCGAACGGCACCAGAAGCGGCTCGGCTAATCCGCCGCTCGCCACCACGCCTTTGGCCCACCTGCGCTAAGGTGGTCAACGATGCAGCGGCGGTGTTAGCATCGAACGGCCCCGATCATGCCAGGTACGGGGCGGCATACCATCAGGGACGATAACAAGGACAATCCCATGTCATATCAAAAGCTTGAACAACATCAGCAGCAGATCCACCGCTTTAGCCACCTCGCCGCCATCTGCGGCTGGGATCAGGCGGCCATGATGCCGGAAGGGGGCAACGATGCCCGCGCCGAAGCGATGGCCGAACTCGGTCTGCTGATCCACCAGAAGCGCACCGCTCCCGAGCTGGGCGACTGGATTGCCAAGGCCGAGAGTGAGCCGCTCGATGAAGTGCAACGTGCCAACCTCGGCGAGATCAAGCGCCAGTGGCAAGATGCCAGCCTGCTGCCCGGTGAGCTGGTCGAAGCGCTGTCGCTCGCCGGCAGCAAGTGCGAGCACGCCTGGCGCAGCCAGCGCAAGAACAACGACTGGGCCGGTTTTGCTCCCAATCTCGAGGAGGTGGTGAAACTCTCCCGTGAAGTAGCGCAGCTGCGGGCCGATGCGCTTGGCGTGCGCCCCTACGACGCCATGCTGGCCCTCTATGAGCCGGGCATGACCAGCACACGACTTGATCAAATCTTCGGCGATCTCGCCAGCTGGTTGCCGGATCTTATCCTGACCGTGAGTGAACAACAAAAGGGCGATGCCCTGCTGCTGCCGCAAGGCCCCTTCCCCATCCCGACCCAGCAAGCGCTCGGTCAGGAGGTGATGGGACTGCTCGGCTTTGATTTCGCCCACGGCCGGCTCGATGTGAGCAGTCACCCCTTCTGTGGCGGCGTGCCGACCGACGTGCGGATCACCACCCGCTATAACGAGCAGGAGTTTGTCTCCAGCCTGATGGGCATAGTGCACGAGACCGGTCACGCCCGTTACGAGCAGGGGCTGCCGCGCCATCTGCTGGGTCAGCCGGTGGCCGAAGCGCGCTCCATGGCGATCCACGAGAGCCAGAGCCTGTTTTGCGAGATGCAGCTGGGGCATCATCCGGCCTTCCTCGCGCTGCTGGCACCACGCATTCGTCACCACTTCGGCGAGCAGGCGGCGTTTGCGCCGGACAATCTGGCCAAGCTCTACAGCCGGGTCGAGCCGGGCTTTATCCGGGTCGATGCGGACGAGGTGACCTATCCGGCCCACGTTATCCTGCGCTACGAGCTGGAGCGCGATCTGGTGGAAGGGAAGATCGAGGTGGCCGACATCCCCGAGCTGTGGGACGCCAAGATGCAGCAGTGGCTGGGGCTCTCCACCAAGGGCAACTACCGCAATGGCTGCATGCAGGATATTCACTGGACCGACGGCTCGTTCGGCTACTTCCCGAGCTACACCCTGGGCGCCATGTATGCCGCCCAGCTGCGTTTTGCCCTCGAAAAAGAGCTGGGCAGCATGGGGGAGGTGATCGCGGCGGGTCGCTTGCCGGAGATCTTCGGCTGGCTCGGGCGCCAGATCTGGTCACAGGGGAGCCTGCACAGCACCGACGAGCTGGTGCGCCGCGCCACCGGTGAAGCGCTCAACCCGCACTGGCTGCGCCAGCATCTGGAACAGCGTTATCTGAAGTGATGCTTGCTACACGGGTAACAAAAGACGGGGCCCTTTTAGTTGACCACTACAGGGCCCCGTTTTTATGGCGGTGCATGGCACAGCACGCCGCCACAACCATGCTGTAAAAAGAGAAAATTCAGAGAGGATCAGGGGAACCCAGCAACTCGCGCAGTTGCAGGATATTGCCCTCAGGGTCGAAGGCGTTGCGCACCACAAAGCCGGGCCCCGTCCACTGCTGTGGCAGCAGGCCGCCGCCGAGATCCGCCGCCTTCGCTTCTGCCCAGGCGAGGCTGGAGACGGTGAAGAACAGCTTGATGGCCCCCTCTTCCCGCAATTCCGGCGGCCGCTTGATAACAACTTGCCCGGTATAAGGCTCGGGAATGGCGTGGATCAGCAGCTGGATATCGCTGTTTTCCAGCACCACCAACTGCTCATCCTGACTGCAGACCACCATCTGCAGCAATGTACGGTAAAAGTGGGTCAGCAGGCCCGGATCCTTGGCATAGATCAGGGCACCGGCACGAGCTGGGCCTGGCATGGAGCACTCCTCAACAGTGAACGACTGGGTGGACAGATCTCCACCTTCTCACAGTTGCGCGCCCCATTCGATCCTTTTTAGCGGCTCGCCAGCCTCACTGCACAAAGTGCCACTGCCGCAGTGCCAACGTCGGAGGCGGCCCCTGATCGTCCCCCAGATCTGCCATGCCCAGCGCCTCGTCATAGTGCACACCGCCCGCGCCACTCTCGGTCAAGTGTTTTGCCCGCACCGCCCCGTACAGACCGCCACTTCCGCTGATCTTCATCTCGGTGAGCGGGGCATAGAGAGCGGCATAGAGCGGCGTATTGCCCGACAGCTTGACCCCATCCTTGCCGCTATACGCGGAATAGATAGAGATAGCGGGCGTACCGCCAGCGGTCAGCCCCTGTTTGGCTGCCGTCACCTCGGCACCGGCCCCAAGATCGACCTTACCGCTGACGATCAGGGTCAGGCTGCTCCCCTCGCTCACCGTCAACTTGTTGCTGCCTGTCATGGTGAAATCCTTGTCGATCAGCAGCACCACATCCCCCTTGATGGTGAGACTGGCATCGGCCCCCATATTGAGGCTATCGAGCTTGTAAATGGTCTGTTCCTTGCCAAACAGCTCCCCCTTGCCGGGGAACGGCAGCCCGGGCTTTTGCTGGTTGCTGCTGGTGACCGAGCCGGTGGCAGGATCCGTGGTCAGCACCATCTGCTGGGTGGCCCCGAGCGTCAGCGGGCCATTGATGGGCAATGTTGCAGGGGGGAACGATTTGGGCAGCGCGGCCACATTGAGCGGGTCACACACCTGCCCGGCAACAGGCGGTAGCTTGGGATGAGTTCGGTATTGGGGCTCCAGATACTTCTGATGCTTGGCATCAAGGAATGCCCCGTTCCCACCATAGTTCAACTTGTCGCCAGCAATGCTGGTGCCATGACCCATAGAAACATCCCCATTGATCGCAACAGCTCCGGCAATATGCCCCCCTTGCAAGGCAAAATTTCCACTCCCGTTCACGCTGCCCTCAACCCTGACGACCCCATCAGAGGGAGAAATGGTGATATCGCCGCCAGCAAGTACATTACCCGCAACAGGTGAAGAACCTTTCAAGGTCACCGAGCCGGTCGCCCGCACATCACCCCAGATGGGGGAGTGCCCGGCGAGCACCACATTGGCCTTGTCGCTGACGGTCGCCACCTTGGCGTTCTGCCCCTGATTAAGGGTCCCGGAAACAGACTCCTTGTACGCTCCCTTGCGCGAATCATAGCTGTCGATAAAACCGCTACCGGAAAGGCTTAGCCCTTCGCATGCCACCACCGAATCCTGAAAGATCAGATTGCCGGGCTCGCGCTTGAGGGCAAACAGCGCGTTGAGACTGGCATTGCCCTCCAGATAACGGCCATGGCTCTGCAACGCCAGTTTGCTGCCTGTAGAAGCATCCAGCTGATCGATGCGAAAGCGGCTGCCCGCCATAGCCCCTTCCCCCTTGCCTGGCACCTTCTGCACCAGTTGATCCCACTCTATCCGTGGTTCGGCGCCGAGCGCCTGATGCAGGGCGCGATAACTGTCGTTCATCCCCTGCTCGGCACTGAGCTGTGCATTGATCTTCTTGTGAAAATTGCCGCTCAGGCGGGTTTGCAGCTGGTTCTCCTGAATGCTGGTAAACACCAGCAGGCTCGACAGCAGGCTCACCACCAGCACCACCAGCAATACGGCTCCTCGCTGCCCCTGCAATCCCTTGTTCATCCTGCTCCCCCTGCACCGGATGTGGCCAGCGCTGCCGCCCAGACCGCCTTGCGGCGTGCCACCTGCACCTCTACCCCAGGCGCCAGATAGCTCGGCAGCCCTTCGGGCAAGATGCGGATATTGACCAGCGCCCCCTGCTGGCCGAATTCAAGATCCTGAAGATGGGCCAGCAACAGGCGCGGGCCATCCCCGTCATCGCAACTGAGTACCGGCGGCGTGAAGCGGTACTGCTCGGTAAAATCGGCGGTTTTCTGGTTGCCAAGGCAGGAGAGCACCGGACTGCCCCCCTCTACCTTGAAAGCCAGCGTCAGGCGATCAGGGGTGACCGCTATCAGCTGATCCGCCTGCTTGACGCTGTTGGTAAAGGTGAGAGTGGCAAAGCGCAGCACTTCGTTCGCCTGCTCCAGCGCCTTGCTCTGCTCAACCGTGCTCTTGATAGGCACGTAACCGGCAAAAATAGCCAGCATCAGCATCAGACCGAGCACCATGGAGATCATCAGCTCGACGAGACTGACACCTCGCTGTCGGAAGGGAACGTTCAGCATAGTGGCGGAAACCCTGCGTTCAGCTCAACCCGCCTGGCACCGGAGATCCGCGCATCACGCCACTCGATGGCGACCACAAAGTGGTCGCTGTAGCGACTAGGCAGCACCAGCTGGTGGCCCTCGTGCAGGGTGAAGCGGGCAAGAAAATCGCCCTGGGTGAACCGCTCCGGCTTTCGCTGCACTTCGCACAGCGAACCCCAGATCTGCTCCACACTGTTGCTCGCCTCAATCGTGGCCAACGTACTCTGCAGGCTATAGTGCGCCTGCTGCAACGAGACCACCTGCCCCTTGGCGAGACCGAGAAACACCATCACCGCCAACACCATGGAGACCATGATCTCCACCAGATTGAAACCCTGCTGGCGAGCAGGCGCGGTGTGTCTCATGAGCAGCTCCCGTGCAGCAGCTGGCCGCTCGGCGCCACACAGAGCACGCGCTGATCTCCGAGGCGATTGGCCAGAGTGATCTCGGCGTGGCTGCTACTGCCGGTTGGCGCGATCTTGATGGGGTCAAACGGCTTGATCACCACGCCGCCAGCAGGTGCTGCCGCCTGACGCAGCAACTTGCTGTCAGCCATCACCTCCCAGCCACCGTTCTCGGTGCCCTGCAGTACCACCGGCAGGGTCAGCTTGACCGCTTCGCTGCGGGCAAAGCGGTAGGCTGACGCGAGCTCGGTCGCACTGCGATCGAGTCGTTCGGCCGCGAGGCGCTGACTCATGGAGGGCAACCCGACTAGCAGCAAAATAGCGGCGATGCCGACCGTGATCATCAACTCAATCAGAGTAAATCCGCGCACGTTCATCTTATGATCCCCAGCAGTCATGGCGATTGGCCGCGCGATAACCGGTCTGATCGAGGGTCAGAGTGCCGCATTCATCCTGTTGTCGCGTCGTTGGAATGGCTTTGAGCAGATAGTCGCCAGCATCTTGCTGGCTGTAGCTGAACTGGTAAAAATCCGTGTTGGAAGGGGTGGCAAACGTGTCGGGATAACGGCCCTGTTGGGTATAGATACGTTCGAGGGCGAGCGCCTGCGCCAGCAATTGCTGCTGTGCTTCGTAACGACGTCCCTGTTGCAGATAACCCTGATACGCAGGCAACGCGATGGCCGCGAGAATGCTGACAACCGTCATGGCAATCAACAACTCGATCAGACTAAACCCCCGGCAATGGGGCCATGCCTTACAGTCGTTCACTTATCATCCTTGGCAAGTGTTGTTATTGGTCGGCCTTGGGCCGCAGATGTGATGACTTAATAATCACAAAAAATTAACTGACTCAATTGAACAACACAAAATCACCACATTCAATGTAAAAAAGATAATTATGTGATCTGTTATTAATTTATAAGCAGTTTTCGCCGCTACTAATCTCGCTAAGCAAATAAAGCTAGGCCAATCGAGCCTCCGACCCCATCCGTTATGAGCTCTTCTGCCGAGCCTTGCCAAATGGACAACAACGGAGCGAAGAGTGAAACCCAACCGTGCAACGAAAGAGTAAAAAAACTTCGGCCAATTTTTGCTATCCCTGTCCGTTTCTGGCTAGTCATGGCCCCCGAGCCCCCTTACTCTCTTGCCATCTATTCCAGCAACGCCGCCAACACCATGAATGCAAAGCCAAGCCCTGAGTCGTCACCGGATGAGGTGATCAACACCCTCAGCCGCGAACAGTGTCACGCCGCACGGCTCGCCCGCGATGCTCGCTTCGATGGCCGCTTCTTTACCGGCGTGCTCTCGACCGGCATCTACTGCCGGCCTGTCTGCCCGGCACGGCCACCGCACGAGCACAATGTGCGCTACTTCCAAAGCGCCGCGGCCGCCGAGCAGTATGGGCTGCGACCCTGCCTGCGCTGCCGCCCTGAGCTGGCCCCCGCCGCCCGTGGCGATCTGCCGGTTGAACTGGCACGTCTGCTGGCACGCATCGATCGCGGAGAGCTGGCGGAGGGCACGCTCGCCAAACTGGCCACTGAGGCAGGGATCAGCGAACGCACCCTGCGCCGCCAGTTCGAGCAACATCTCGGCGCCTCACCAAAACAGGTGGAGCAGACGCGCCGCCTGCTGCTCGCGAAACGGCTGCTGACCGAAACAGGGCTGCCCATTACCGACATCGCGTTTGCCGCCGGCTTTGCCAGCATCCGCCGCTTCAATGATGCTTGGCTCAACGCCTACGGACTGGCCCCGCGCTCCCTGCGCCAGCAGGAGCAGCACGGTGACGCGCCAGAGCACATAGGCTCGGAGCCGCGCGGCGCAACGCTGACGCTGCAGTTGCCCTACCGCCCCCCATATGATGTGGCGGCCATGCTGGCGTTCTACCGGCTGCGTGCGATCCCCGGGCTGGAGCGGGTAGATGGCGAGGTGTATGAGCGGCGCTACCAGGTCGGTAATCAGGTCGCGCTGGTGCGCATCGCGCAGGGCAAGGGGCACAGCCTGCAACTCACCGTTCATAATCTGCCGCTCGCGGCGCTGCCCGATCTGCTCTATCGGGTGCGCAGGATGTGGGATCTCGATGCCGATATGCAGCGGATCGGCGATCTGCTCGCTCAGGATCCTCTGCTCTCCCGCTTGCTGGCGCGCTGGCCCGGCGTACGGCTGCCGGGTGGCTGGGACGAGTACGAGGTGATGCTGCGCGCCATCGTCGGCCAGCAGGTCTCGGTCAAGGGGGCCATCACCATACTCGGGCGGCTGGTGGCTCGCTCCGAGGCGCAATTCGGGATGGCGCAACTGCCGCCCCCCGCCCAGTTGTGCGAACTCGATCTCGACGGTATCGGCATGCCCGGCAGCCGCATTCGTACCCTGCGCGGCGTGGCACAGGCGCTGGCCAGCGGCGAGCTGACCCTCACGACAGCCAGTGACGAGCAGTTGCTGGCGCTGCCGGGCATAGGCCCGTGGACGGTCTCTTACTGGCGGCTGCGCTGCGGGCTGGATACCGATGCCTTCCCCGCTTCCGATCTGGTGCTGCAAAAGGCACTCGGCGGCGGCACCAAGCTGCCGGTAAAAGAGGTGTTGGCGCAAAGCGCAGCATGGCAGCCGTGGCGCAGCTATGCGGCCAGCTGGCTGTGGCATGCCATGAGTGAAGCGCCCGATTTGCTGCTCCATGCCACCAGCAATGAACAACAGCCAGATACCCAACAACAGGAGATAACCCCATGATCCGCTACGATATCCTGCCGACCCGCTGCGACGATCTGCTGGTCGCCATCAATGAATCCGGTCTGGTGCACGTGGACTTTGTGGCGGGCCTGCGGGCACTGCCCGATATGAGTGGCTGGCAGCAAGATCACGGGGCACTGGCCCCCTTCCTCGCCGAATTTGACGCCTATTTTGCCGGTCGCTTGCAGCGCTTCTCCCTGCCCCTTGCCGCCCGTGGTACCGCCTTTCAGCAGGCGGTGTGGCAAGCGTTGTGCGACATACCCTACGGCGAGACCCGCAGCTACGGCGATATCGCTCGCGCCATCGGCAAACCCGATGCGGTGCGGGCAGTAGGCGCAGCAAACGGCCGCAATCCGCTCTCGATCATCGTCCCCTGCCATCGGGTGATCGGCCAAAACGGCAGCCTGACCGGCTATGCGGGGGGATTGGAGATTAAAAAAACGCTGCTGGCGCTGGAGAGGGACAATTAAAGGAGGGTAGGCAGAGAACCTGCGATAAAAATTGCCCCTTTCCGGATGGAGAAAGGGGCTCATTGATCAGCGTTTCAGGCTGCCCATCACATGCATTTCGCAGCGGTTGCAGTCAAAGCGCAGGCGGAAGGTATCTTTACCCATCTTGAGCTCCAGCGGCTCGGCCTTGAGACCGGGCACCTCGTTCGGACAGAGGTTCTGGCTATAGCGGATGCAATGCTTGGTGATCATCAGCACCACTTCCCGCTCCTCCTTGTTCGCCTCATAGGCGGGAGCGATGCGCTCCACCCCGTGCTCGCGGAAGAACTGTTCGGCCGCGCTGTTCAGCACGTTGCCAAGGTAGGAGAGGCGGTGCTGGGGATAGTTGATATCCCGCAGGGCGATGCGTCGCTCGGGGCGCTGGTAGCTGGCCACCCGTGCCGCCTCCAGCGCGGCGATGCCGTCCCGGCGCAAACCGTTGAGCTGTGATGCGGCGATAAAGAGCGGGTGAGTGAATGCCAACTCAATCTTGCGCGCCACAAACAGGGTATTGCCGAGTTTACCAAGTTGATCCCGCGCCTGCTGCAGCGCCCGCTCCGGGTTGTCGGCAGGCTGTTTGTCGCAAGGCAGGGTCACCGTGGCACTAATGCCCTGCTCGTCGGTAAGCGTAAGGCACACGCCCTCATCGCACTCAGCCAGCACCATATCGACCCGGATGCGGCGATCCGCGCTCGCCTTCTCCAGCATCTTGCTGAACGCCTGATCGTGGTTGCGGTAGATTTCGGTCCCCACCTTCAGCCCCGGCATGCGTTCTGACAGGAGTAACTGCTTACCTTCGACCTTGTTGAGGCGCATCCCCACCAGCTCGTTGTTCGGCTTGAAGAAGCCCAGACCGTCACCGTTGTTGAGGGTGACCTGTTTGCCGTCAATCTCGATACCGTCACGGGTCACCTTGGTGACACGCCCGAGCGGTTCACCCACATATTTCGGGCTCTTGGTGGAGTCGATCCCCTGCTGGCGGCCATGGAGGAAGTAGTCTGTGCTGCCGCGGTTGAAACTTTTCTTGGGGTCAGGCGTGAAGCTGTAGCTGCAACGACCCGCCGAGGCGGCGACCAGATCGGAGCGGCTATCCAGAATGGCGTCCAGCTTCTGGCGATACCAGGCGGTAACGTTCTTGACGTAGTCGAGCCCCTTGAGGCGCCCTTCAATCTTGAAGGAGCGGATCCCCGCCTCGATCAAGGCCTCCAGGTTATCGGTCTGATCCATATCCTTGAGGGACAACAGGTGGCTGTCTGCCACCAGCACTTCGCCATCCGGCTTTTGCAGCGAGCAGGGCAGACGGCAGAGCTGGGCACACTCACCACGGTTGGCACTGCGGCCGGTACGGGCATGGCTGATGTTGCACTGGCCACTGTAGGAAACGCAGAGAGCGCCGTGGATAAAAAACTCCAGCTGCACATTGGTCGCCGCACTGATCTCGCGGATCTGCGCAAGAGACAGTTCGCGCGCCAGCACCACCTGAGAGAAACCCACATCCTGCAGAAACTTCACCTTCTCCGGCGTGCGGTTGTCGGTCTGGGTACTGGCATGGAGCGCGATGGGAGGCAAATCCAGCGCCAGCAGCCCCATGTCCTGGACGATGAGCGCATCTGCTCCAGCTTCATAGATTTGGTGGGTCAGCCGCCGCGCCAGCTCCAGCTCGTGATCGTGCAGCAGGGTGTTGAAGGCGACAAAGACTTGGGCGCCGAAGCGATGGGCGTGGCGCGCCAGCGCTTCGATATCTTCGATGGTGTTGCCCGCCGCGCTGCGGGCGCCAAAGGCAGGGCCGCCCATGTAGACGGCATCGGCACCATGGTTGATGGCTTCGATGCCGTAGGCGAGGTTCTTGGCCGGAGCCAGAAGCTCCAACCGGTTGTTGTGGCTTAACGGGTGCTTGTTCTGGTGCATGGTCTCGGGATCAGGGCGGACAGCAAATGGGCGCTACTCTAGCCCATTCACCGCCTGCGTGCCTTGATCCCGCTTAAGGTATCCGCAAAATGCAGGATTAGATAACCACCTTGAGTGCCAGCCCGAGCAGCACCAGGCCGCTCACCTTATCGATCACAAAGGATTTGGCTTTAAGCCACGCCAGCACCGGCCCGCGGGAGAGCACCAGCGCCACCAGCACGTACCAGACGGCATCGATCCCGCCCGCGGTGAGCATCATGATGCCCCCTTCGCTCCAGCCGGTATCGGCCCGCACAAACTGGCTGAACAGGGCGATGAAGAAAACCGCCAGCTGGGGGTTAAGGAAGGCAACCATAAAACCTTCAAAGGCCCCTTGCCGACCGCGCAACTGATGTACCTCTTCATTCCCTTCGTCACTGGCTGGTTTTGCCAGCAGGGCTTTCACCCCGAGCCAGGCAAGAAACGCGGCGCCGCCGTAGCGGATCAGA
Proteins encoded in this region:
- a CDS encoding DUF3149 domain-containing protein, whose amino-acid sequence is MDFWLDLMFGNSVGLMSMLVIIGTFLLISSYAAYFIYKVMHSQPPHSQQPHSQQPKEGK
- the smrA gene encoding DNA endonuclease SmrA; amino-acid sequence: MSHNDELSLFMNEVADVRPIRSDNIHPHAAKSAPTEAQLARRQAATAEQLALDHLTMEAIEMRDPHEIVGFKRDGVQEGVYKKLRLGKYELQASLDLHQKTLNEARQTLVQFIADCEVRDIRCLLILHGKGERSTPRALLKSYVSAWLPQLPAVMAIHSAERRHGSSGALYVLLRKSERKKAENRERHQKRLG
- a CDS encoding carboxypeptidase M32 — translated: MSYQKLEQHQQQIHRFSHLAAICGWDQAAMMPEGGNDARAEAMAELGLLIHQKRTAPELGDWIAKAESEPLDEVQRANLGEIKRQWQDASLLPGELVEALSLAGSKCEHAWRSQRKNNDWAGFAPNLEEVVKLSREVAQLRADALGVRPYDAMLALYEPGMTSTRLDQIFGDLASWLPDLILTVSEQQKGDALLLPQGPFPIPTQQALGQEVMGLLGFDFAHGRLDVSSHPFCGGVPTDVRITTRYNEQEFVSSLMGIVHETGHARYEQGLPRHLLGQPVAEARSMAIHESQSLFCEMQLGHHPAFLALLAPRIRHHFGEQAAFAPDNLAKLYSRVEPGFIRVDADEVTYPAHVILRYELERDLVEGKIEVADIPELWDAKMQQWLGLSTKGNYRNGCMQDIHWTDGSFGYFPSYTLGAMYAAQLRFALEKELGSMGEVIAAGRLPEIFGWLGRQIWSQGSLHSTDELVRRATGEALNPHWLRQHLEQRYLK
- a CDS encoding VOC family protein, with protein sequence MPGPARAGALIYAKDPGLLTHFYRTLLQMVVCSQDEQLVVLENSDIQLLIHAIPEPYTGQVVIKRPPELREEGAIKLFFTVSSLAWAEAKAADLGGGLLPQQWTGPGFVVRNAFDPEGNILQLRELLGSPDPL
- a CDS encoding PilW family protein, whose product is MLNVPFRQRGVSLVELMISMVLGLMLMLAIFAGYVPIKSTVEQSKALEQANEVLRFATLTFTNSVKQADQLIAVTPDRLTLAFKVEGGSPVLSCLGNQKTADFTEQYRFTPPVLSCDDGDGPRLLLAHLQDLEFGQQGALVNIRILPEGLPSYLAPGVEVQVARRKAVWAAALATSGAGGAG
- a CDS encoding prepilin-type N-terminal cleavage/methylation domain-containing protein translates to MRHTAPARQQGFNLVEIMVSMVLAVMVFLGLAKGQVVSLQQAHYSLQSTLATIEASNSVEQIWGSLCEVQRKPERFTQGDFLARFTLHEGHQLVLPSRYSDHFVVAIEWRDARISGARRVELNAGFPPLC
- a CDS encoding GspH/FimT family pseudopilin, which gives rise to MNVRGFTLIELMITVGIAAILLLVGLPSMSQRLAAERLDRSATELASAYRFARSEAVKLTLPVVLQGTENGGWEVMADSKLLRQAAAPAGGVVIKPFDPIKIAPTGSSSHAEITLANRLGDQRVLCVAPSGQLLHGSCS
- a CDS encoding type IV pilin protein, with translation MNDCKAWPHCRGFSLIELLIAMTVVSILAAIALPAYQGYLQQGRRYEAQQQLLAQALALERIYTQQGRYPDTFATPSNTDFYQFSYSQQDAGDYLLKAIPTTRQQDECGTLTLDQTGYRAANRHDCWGS
- a CDS encoding AlkA N-terminal domain-containing protein, which produces MNAKPSPESSPDEVINTLSREQCHAARLARDARFDGRFFTGVLSTGIYCRPVCPARPPHEHNVRYFQSAAAAEQYGLRPCLRCRPELAPAARGDLPVELARLLARIDRGELAEGTLAKLATEAGISERTLRRQFEQHLGASPKQVEQTRRLLLAKRLLTETGLPITDIAFAAGFASIRRFNDAWLNAYGLAPRSLRQQEQHGDAPEHIGSEPRGATLTLQLPYRPPYDVAAMLAFYRLRAIPGLERVDGEVYERRYQVGNQVALVRIAQGKGHSLQLTVHNLPLAALPDLLYRVRRMWDLDADMQRIGDLLAQDPLLSRLLARWPGVRLPGGWDEYEVMLRAIVGQQVSVKGAITILGRLVARSEAQFGMAQLPPPAQLCELDLDGIGMPGSRIRTLRGVAQALASGELTLTTASDEQLLALPGIGPWTVSYWRLRCGLDTDAFPASDLVLQKALGGGTKLPVKEVLAQSAAWQPWRSYAASWLWHAMSEAPDLLLHATSNEQQPDTQQQEITP
- a CDS encoding methylated-DNA--[protein]-cysteine S-methyltransferase: MIRYDILPTRCDDLLVAINESGLVHVDFVAGLRALPDMSGWQQDHGALAPFLAEFDAYFAGRLQRFSLPLAARGTAFQQAVWQALCDIPYGETRSYGDIARAIGKPDAVRAVGAANGRNPLSIIVPCHRVIGQNGSLTGYAGGLEIKKTLLALERDN
- a CDS encoding U32 family peptidase, yielding MHQNKHPLSHNNRLELLAPAKNLAYGIEAINHGADAVYMGGPAFGARSAAGNTIEDIEALARHAHRFGAQVFVAFNTLLHDHELELARRLTHQIYEAGADALIVQDMGLLALDLPPIALHASTQTDNRTPEKVKFLQDVGFSQVVLARELSLAQIREISAATNVQLEFFIHGALCVSYSGQCNISHARTGRSANRGECAQLCRLPCSLQKPDGEVLVADSHLLSLKDMDQTDNLEALIEAGIRSFKIEGRLKGLDYVKNVTAWYRQKLDAILDSRSDLVAASAGRCSYSFTPDPKKSFNRGSTDYFLHGRQQGIDSTKSPKYVGEPLGRVTKVTRDGIEIDGKQVTLNNGDGLGFFKPNNELVGMRLNKVEGKQLLLSERMPGLKVGTEIYRNHDQAFSKMLEKASADRRIRVDMVLAECDEGVCLTLTDEQGISATVTLPCDKQPADNPERALQQARDQLGKLGNTLFVARKIELAFTHPLFIAASQLNGLRRDGIAALEAARVASYQRPERRIALRDINYPQHRLSYLGNVLNSAAEQFFREHGVERIAPAYEANKEEREVVLMITKHCIRYSQNLCPNEVPGLKAEPLELKMGKDTFRLRFDCNRCEMHVMGSLKR
- a CDS encoding LysE family translocator is translated as MELTSWLALAAICVMGAISPGPSLALIIRNTVQGGQGHGVATALGHGLGVGIYALVTALGLSILITQTPILFDLIRYGGAAFLAWLGVKALLAKPASDEGNEEVHQLRGRQGAFEGFMVAFLNPQLAVFFIALFSQFVRADTGWSEGGIMMLTAGGIDAVWYVLVALVLSRGPVLAWLKAKSFVIDKVSGLVLLGLALKVVI